AACCGAGTGCATTTTGAATTTCCATTGCTTTTTCTGGTGACAAGAACAGCTTATCGCCATTCAAATGATGACGAAAATGGACACCTTCTTCTTCAATGCGCCTGAAGTCACTTAAGCTAAATACTTGAAAGCCTCCTGAATCTGTTAGTATTGCTCTATCCCAATTCATAAATTGGTGTAAGCCACCTGCTTCCTTAACAATATCATGTCCTGGACGTAACCAAAGATGATAAGTATTACTAAGAATGATACCAGCACCCATTTCCTTCAAATCCTCAGGGGACATCGTTTTTACTGTTGCTAACGTTCCGACTGGCATAAATACAGGTGTTTCAAATGAGCCATGAGGAGTATGTACTCTACCTAAACGAGCACCTGTTTGTTTGCAAGTTTTAATATGTTCGTAAGTAATTGCTGTCATAAATTAATCCTTTCCTATAAGGTATTTCTGTATTTCTTATATACACAAGCGTAGTTGTATTTACAGTGTTACTTAATTAACATTGCATCACCAAAACTAAAAAAGCGATAACTTTTTTTCACTGCCAAGTTGTAGGCTCTTAATATATTTTCTCTTCCTGCTAAAGCACTAACAAGCATAATGAGTGTAGATTTTGGTAAATGAAAATTTGTTAACATTGCATCTATTGCCTTGAATTTGTACCCAGGGAATATAAATATATCAGTCCAACCACTACAAGAGGTAAATTTTCCATGATTGTCTCTTGCAATTGTTTCTAACGTCCGAGTTGTAGTTGTCCCAACTGCTACGATCTTTCCTCCACTGTTTCGCACATCATTTAACAATTTTGCTGTACCCTCTGTCATTTGATAATATTCAGCATGCATATCATGCTCTTCAATTGTTTCAACACTTACAGGTCGAAAAGTACCTAATCCAACATGAAGTGTAATAAAAGCAATGTGCACACCTTTATTACGAAGTTTTGTTAATATTTGCTCAGTAAAATGGAGCCCTGCAGTTGGAGCAGCAGCTGATCCTATTTCACGTGCAAATACTGTTTGATAGCGCTCACGATCTTCAAGCTGTTCTTTTATATATGGAGGTAATGGCATTTCCCCTAGAGAGTCTAGCACCTCTACAAATATACCGTCATACGTAAACTTTAAAGTTCTCCCTCCTTGTTCACTAGTATGCGTGCATTCCGCTTTTAATCGCCCATCGCCGAATAAAATGATGGTTCCTTCTTTTACTCTTTTTGCAGGTTTAACTAATGTTTCCCATTCATCGTTATTTTGTTGCTTCAATAGCAACACTTCTATTTTCGCACCAGTATCTTCTTTTTCACCAAATAAACGGGCGGGTAGTACTTTCGTGTCATTTAAGACGAGACAATCACCTTCATTGAGGAAGGATATAATATTTTCAAATTGTTGATTGTTGATCTCACCAGTTTGTTTATCTAACACCATTAATCTTGATGCTTCACGATTCTCAAGCGGTGTTTGAGCAATTAATTGTTCAGGTAAATCAAAATCAAATAAGTCTACTTTCAATGCTGTCACCTCATAAGTGTTGTTCTCTTTTTCAGGTTTGATACATTTTTAATACATCTTCAATCAATTTTATAAACTTGATAAGAATCGAATTATTTCAGACGGTTTATGACAAATAGTATGAGAGTTAATAATACGCTAAGAATAATTGATGTTACAATCGGAAAATAAATCGTCGAGTTACCTTTTTTAATAACCATATCACCAGGCAATTTACCAAAAGAAATAAATTGCATCAAAAATCCAATGATAAAAATTACCGCACCCACTATCATCACAACTTTCGGTATTCCTGTCAAATGTTTGGCACCTCCATACCGAAATGATCGTAAACGAGGTTCGTTACCATTCTTCCCCTAGGAGTACGTTGTATAAAACCCATTTGCAATAAATATGGTTCATATACATCTTCAATAGTTTGTGCTTCTTCCCCTATCGTAGCCGCAATGGTTTCAAGGCCCACAGGTCCTCCACGAAATTTTTCTATTATTCCTTTTAATAGTTTGTGATCAATATGATCTAATCCTAATCGATCAACTTGTAATAATTCTAGCGACTTAATAGCATTGTCATTTGTAATATCTCCATCACCACGTACTTGAGCAAAATCTCTCACACGTCTAAGTAAGCGGTTTGCTATTCTTGGTGTTCCCCGTGATCTCCTTGCTATTTCTACTGCAGCCTGAAGGTCAATATTTACGGAGACAATATCAGCAGTCCTTTCAACAATTGTCGTGAGCTGCTTTTCATTATAATATTCCAATCTACTCAAAACACCGAACCGATCACGAAGAGGAGCTGATAATGAACCTGCTCTCGTCGTTGCACCAACCAAAGTAAATGGGGGGAGATCTAATCTAACAGATCGTGAACTTTCTCCTTTTCCTATTACTATATCAATGCAAAAATCTTCCATAGCTGGGTATAAAACTTCCTCTATTGTTCTTGGTAGACGATGAATTTCATCAATAAAAAGAACATCACCAGGCTCTAAAGATGTTAATATCGCTGCTAAATCACCGGGACGTTCAATTGCAGGACCTGAAGTTGTTCTAATGTTCACATTCATTTCATTAGCAATAATCGTTGCTAACGTTGTTTTCCCAAGTCCTGGTGGACCATATAGTAATACATGATCTAATGTTTCTTGACGCTGCTTTGCTGCTTCAATAAATATTTCTAAGTTCTCCTTAACCTTTTCTTGACCTATATACTGCTTTAAAGTTTGTGGACGTAAACTCTGCTCTAATGATACATCATCAATATCTGCTTCACTACAAACAAGGCGCTCCTCCATCGCTTCAAGCCTCCTACGTTAATAGCCTTTGTAATGCTTTTTTAATATACTGATCAGTCGTAAGCTGTTCTTCAAGTAAATGTTTTTTCACCTTATTAATTTCTCTTTCTGCATAACCGAGAACTTTTAGCGCTTCTATCGCTTCAAGTAGTGCCTGTGGTCCATTCTCTTGTTCTTCTATACTATCATCTGAAGAAAATAAATTTGGCACTGCTACTAAGTCCTCAAGTTTACCTTTTAAATCAAGAATCATTTGTCTAGCAGTTTTTTTCCCTACTCCTGGAAATTTCACTAAAAACTTTTCATCTTCTTGTTCAATTGCTTGGACAACCTGTACTGGCTGTCCAGCAGCTAAGATTGCAAGTGCTCCTTTTGGACCAATTCCAGAGACTTGTAAAAGTTTGCGAAATAATGCTTTTTCTTCTCTAGTTTGAAATCCGTATAAAGCTAGAACATCTTCACGAACGTACTGATATGTATAGATAGTTTCCTCACTTTGCACGTGAAAAACATAAGGGTTTGGTGTTTGAATCTCATAACCAATCCCATTATTTTCAATAACAATATATTCTGGGTTTATATATTGAATACTCCCTTTGACAAATTCAATCAACTTTCTCTCTCCTCATCTTTGCTGTACATCATTTTACCATACTTTATTCACAATGAAGCAAAATCTTGTACAAGAAAGAATATGTTAATTGAAGTCACTGTTAAAAAACATTTTTTAGGGAAGAAGTGACAAGGTTCTCTAATCAACTTACAAATATATCCATTTGTTACAGGCAATTATGGTATACTAGCTTGAAAGTGCTTAAACGCTTCAATGACTTGATTATATTTATCCTTTGATTCAACAGGAATACCTCGTTTTAATAACTCATGTTGGTGACTTTCAAGTTTACCTATATCAATTTGATAAAAAGATTGAATGACTCGACTCCCACCTGCTGGTTTTCCTTCAAAAATCATCAATACACCATTATCATTAATACCGAAGTAACCATTTGCCTTCAATAAAGGCGAAATATCTTCAATATGGCGCATAAAAACAATTTGTTCGTCATTTTGTTCAACTAGTTGCCAGTCAGCGTATAGCGCCCAAAAGTCTTCCATTGACCAAATCGTTTCATTTACAATTTCTTCACTTACTTCACCATCTAAATAGATTCTTTCAAGAATGACCTTTTTATATAACGGACCAGAAACTTCGTAAACGTCCGAATCAGCATTTCTTTTGTCATTCGTAGAATGTAATCTCATATCATTTCCTGTAGCTATAACTGAAGCTAGCAAACCAAAAATGGAAAAAATCATACTTGATATCAAAATTTTACTAAACAGTCTCATTATCATCACCTCTAAAATCAAGTGCTACAATATTATTCTGACCATTTAATAACATTTTTAATCTACATTGAAAATATGCCGCATAGCATCCAAAACAAAAGGGTCAGAAACCCAATACATATACATAGTATATGTATTGGGAGTTCAGACCCTCTTGTACTTTTTTATCTCATACGTGTGTTTATTGAACCTTCAAACAAATCGTTAATTGATTTATTAATTGTTTCTCGAGGTCCACCGTTTCGGATATCGTTATCTATTTGACGAATTAATGAAAGTGTTCCCGTATCTGTTACAACCTTCACATTTTTTCCATTAGCAAGTGTACCGATTGATCGCTGGACATCATTAATAACTTCTCTTTGATTTCCTGTAGTATCACAGGCAACAATAACATCATTTCCACGAACTAACGTACGTGCTGCCCTTACATTTGGAATAGTTTCTGCTTTTCGTGAAATATCTTCAGCAAGTCTTCCTTCATAATTGGTGTAATATGATGACCTTGCCGGTGTTGTTAAGTTATTTAAGTGTCCATGGTAATTATACCCTGATTGATCTGCAAGTGGCTCGCGGTTAACTGTTGCTGGAAAACGCATTGGAGCATTGTTATAATTTGTACTTTTTTTATAAGCAATATTCCTTTTGTTATTTGTAACGTTTCTATCCATAAATTCTGTTATCGCACCATCATTATCATTCATCATATAAGCATTACCAGTATTTTGGTTATACCGATTATGGTTTATATTTTCATTTGAATAATATCCAATTGGCCTTGTCCGTTCGTTATATTCAAGTGCTTCTTCTTTAGCAGTTGTATTACAAGCTGCTAGCACTCCAACAAGTAATAGCGATCCTGATATCGAAAATACAGATTTCCGCAACGTTTATCCCCCCATACCATTCTGTGCGTCATCATGTGTGAACATCATCTAAAAAAGATTGATGTTCATCATTATGTTGGCATTTAAGCATGAAGGTTATACTAAAACTCCGACGGTAACTGCTTACAGTTTTGGAGAGGCAGCCGCAAGCTCTCATTTTTAATAAGAGCGATGAATTTGACGATCTTTTTTCAGAAATTGCTTCGCATTATATATATTTATCGGTAATCTCATTTTCATCAGTTTACCAATAAGCCTGCATTTGGTGCATAGCAACTCGCGCATTTCACACTAAATAGTTGTAATTATTTACTACTGCATATCACGTAGTCATTCGAAGACGAGCACGGGTATTGAGCTCATTAGTTGTAACTGCTCTATTCTAAAAAGTAACAACTTTGCATATACAGTGTCATAGTCTTTAACAGCAAGTTGCTACGATTGTAACAAATATATGGTTTACGGTAAGTAACAGTCAATCGTATGCTAACTAAAAAAAGAAGGCTTTATGCCCCCTCATTGATAAATGTACAATTTGTTGTTTTCATCATTTATCCGCATAATTATACTCCCTCATACAAAACAAAAAGCATAGGTTCCGATTCTTTTCTCAAATGTTCAAGACTTTTGAATTACATCATAAGCCAAGCCAACAACAAGTTTATATATTACTCATCTTGCTGTTGGCTTATAATTGACACCAAAGAAAGTAAGTATGACATTTGCTTTAATTGTCTTCATTATCGTAATGTGGCATTGGATAAACAGGTTGATACGGTGGAGCTGATGGATAATAATACTGATATGGTGCCACCCTATGGTGTGATTGATGATTATTATATGCCTGTGGTTGCACCATTGGGTTAACACCATAAGGTTGTTGATTAGCGTATGGCATTACCCCTGCTTGCTCTGGAATGGTAGGCGCATTTTCATAAGACATCACACTTTCCTTATTATCTATTTCTTCATCTGGGCTTAGCGCTTCAGGAGATACTCCCTCCGGTGCAGGTTGCATTGAATAAGGTTCATAGCCAAATCCGTACCCTGGCTGAATAGGTGTAATCGGTACACAATATGGTGCAGGTTGCATCATATATGGTGCTTGTGGTGCGTTTGCTGGTGAGACCCCCATTGGAGGTTTCTCAACACTAGGCATTACATTTGATATAGGTGCGATATTTTGGTTTTGCTTCATTACCATTTCTTCTTCCATAGGCATAACATTAGCTTTCATTGTTTCTTCTTCCATTTCTGGCATCATCATCGGGCTTACTGCTTGTGGATAAAAGTTAGGAGGTGGTGTTGGCTGATATCCGTATGCTGGAGCGACATATTGTGGTGTAGGTGGGTAATATTGTGGCATTGGTGGCATCTTTGGCATTTCTATTTTCTCCTCCATCACATCTTCAGCTTCTACCTCTTCCGGTTTCATCATACCAGGTAAAACATTACTAGGCTTTTCTGGATATTCAGGTGCAGGTGCAACTGCAGGTTGTTGATTTACAATCGGCATATTCATTGTATAATAGTTATTCACATCTATTTCAGGATAGTAGGGTGTATGCTTTTGCTTCATTGGAGGAACATATGGTACTTTGTTTTCTTCCGCCATTAATGCTTTGTTCTGAGTTTTTTCTACCGGTTTAACTTCTTCCTTTTTCTCTTCTGCCATGACAGGCAAAGGTTTTTGTGGCTGATTAATAATTGGCTCTTCCACTTCAGCTTCGACATTCGATACTACGTTTACTTTTGCTTCTTTTTTTACATTATTGTTAATAGCCGCTTCTTTTTTTACATGAACATTCCCAGTAGGTACTTTAATTTTCATCCCAGGCAAAATCATATCCGGGTTACTTAATTGTGTATTCATATTTTTTAATTCTGTAAAATCAACTCCATATTTTTGAGCAATTTTCCATAATGTATCACCTTTTTGGACAATGTGGATTTTCACTATTAGGCTCCCTCCTCACAAATCAGTCTTTACAGTGTATGTGAACTTAGGCATTTTGCCACTATTCTTCACCAAAACATATGCTGTATGAACTTAAATTATGTATAACAGCTACAAAAAAACTCCTGAGAACATACCAGGAGTCTTCTTATTAATTCATATTTAATAAAGGCTGTTTGCGCATTGAATATAAGCCTTCATTCAAAGAAATAATTCTACATACAATGCTAAAGTCATTGACATGTTTTCCTAATTAAGAAAGGAAATTAATAACAATATCTATATTAACTATTTCTTGAGTTGCGACATAGTTTATAAAGCGTGATTTAACTTATATCATGCCCTTGCAAGCATTCTTTCTAACGCCTTCAATGAATCTTCTGCAACTTGTTCTGGGACAATAATTTGATTATGAACATTGCCCTTTTCAAGCTCTTCTAATGCCCAAAGTAGATGCGGTAAATCTATACGATTCATAGTTAAACAAGGACACATTGCCGGATTTAACGATATAATTTCTTTATCAGGATGATCGTTAATTATGCGATTAACTAAGTTCATCTCTGTGCCGATTGCCCACTTACTTCCAGCTTCCGCTTTAGAAATTGTTTCTATAATATATTTAGTTGAGCCTGCATCATCTGATAATTCAACAACTTCACGACTACATTCAGGGTGAACAATAATATTCATATCAGGTTTAGTGGCGCGTATTTCTTTAATATTCTCAACAGTGAAATTTTCATGGACAGAACAATGCCCTTTCCATAAAATCACCTTTACATCTTCTAAGTCACCTTCATATTCGAAGCTATCAGAGATTGGATTCCAAACAGCCATTTGTTCTAAAGGAATTCCTAAATCGTAGGCAGTATTTCTTCCTAAGTGCTGGTCAGGCAAAAATAAAATTCTTTCTTTTTGTGTAAATGCCCATTCAAGCATTTTTTTCGCATTTGAAGATGTGACCGTAGCACCACCGTTTCTTCCAACAAATGCCTTAATTTCAGCTGTTGAATTGACATATGTTAAAGGTAAAATTGTATCCCCAAATTCGGCTTTCATCTTGCTAAAACCGCGCTCAGTTTGTTCAAGGTTTGCCATATCTGCCATCGAGCATCCTGCGCGCATATCTGGCAAGATTACTTTTTGATTGTGGTCGGTCAATATATCTGCTGTTTCAGCCATAAAATGCACTCCACAAAACACAATATATTCAGCTTCTTTATTTGCAGCTGAAACTTGTGCTAGTTGGAGTGAATCACCTGTCGTGTCTGCGAATTGAATAACTTCATCTTTCTGATAATGGTGGCCTGGAATATACAACTTATTACCGAAATTCTCCTTTATTTCCGACACACGTCTGACCATTTCTTCTGTTGATAATTCTCGATATCGCTCAGGCAATCCTTGATGTTTTTCACTTTGAATTAAATCTAGTACGTTCAATTTCAGTTCTCCCCTTCCTGTTATTTAACTCTCATGCTAATATCTAAAGCCTTGACAGAATGTGTAAGCATTCCTAAGGATATATAATCTACACCAGTATCTCTGTATAACGGTAAGCTTTCAAGATTGATTCCTCCTGATGCTTCTGTAATTATACTTGTGGGCACTAAAGAAACATATTTTTTAATTGCTTCCGGCGTACAATTATCAAACATAATAACATCAGCCTTTGCTTTCACTGCTTCTATTACTTGTTCTTCAGTCTCCGTTTCTACCTCAATTTTTACCATATGACCTACTTGCTGTCTAACGGCTGTTACAGCCTTTGTAATTGATCCACAAAAGGCTATATGATTATCTTTAATCATTACACCATCATAAAGACCTATACGATGATTATATCCACCTCCACAAGAAACAGCATATTTTTCAAACATACGTAATCCTGGTGTCGTTTTTCTTGTATCGCATATCCTCGTATGATCACTGTTTAATTGCTTAACTACTTCATTAGTGAGTGTTGCAATGCCGCTCATCCGTTGTATTAAGTTTAATATCACACGCTCACCAATGAGAATATTTTGTATCGAGCCTTCAATGGTTGCAATAACATCACCAGCAGCTACTATATCACCATCGGTCTTATGTGTCTCTACAGCAATATTGGAATCAAGTATTTGATAGCCCTCTTTAATAATGTCTTCTCCGCAAAAAAGCCCATCACCTTTAGCTATCATTTTTGCTATGCCTTGTTGATGAGTAGGAAAGATTGTTTCAGATGTTACATCTCTCTCACCAATGTCTTCTAAAAAAAATTGCTCAATGTCTTTCCGTAACTTAATTTTGTTCATACTGTCATCTCCTGTTACTTACTGCATAAGTAGATGCTTCATATTTATGTCTAATTATTTCTTCTCCTAACCAACCTAGATCATCTTCACTCGGATAATCAGTACGATAATGTCCTCCTCGACTTTCTGTTCTTAACAGAGCTGATGATGAAATTAACCAACCTACCGTCACCATATTAATGATGGTAACTTGTTCATTAGTCAATTGAGATAAATCAACATATTTTTTATCATTCATTAGATATTGTTCAAACCATGTTTTTGCATCAAACAAGCTGTTTTCATCTCGAACAATACCTACATTTTGCATCATCACAGCTTGTATTTGTTGCTTAGTAGGAAGATCCGTTGAATACTGTCCAATTTGGTCTCGTTTTTTTAGATGGTTAATATTTTTTAAATTTAAGTTTGA
This window of the Bacillus sp. SM2101 genome carries:
- the queA gene encoding tRNA preQ1(34) S-adenosylmethionine ribosyltransferase-isomerase QueA, which translates into the protein MKVDLFDFDLPEQLIAQTPLENREASRLMVLDKQTGEINNQQFENIISFLNEGDCLVLNDTKVLPARLFGEKEDTGAKIEVLLLKQQNNDEWETLVKPAKRVKEGTIILFGDGRLKAECTHTSEQGGRTLKFTYDGIFVEVLDSLGEMPLPPYIKEQLEDRERYQTVFAREIGSAAAPTAGLHFTEQILTKLRNKGVHIAFITLHVGLGTFRPVSVETIEEHDMHAEYYQMTEGTAKLLNDVRNSGGKIVAVGTTTTRTLETIARDNHGKFTSCSGWTDIFIFPGYKFKAIDAMLTNFHLPKSTLIMLVSALAGRENILRAYNLAVKKSYRFFSFGDAMLIK
- a CDS encoding DUF2905 domain-containing protein, coding for MTGIPKVVMIVGAVIFIIGFLMQFISFGKLPGDMVIKKGNSTIYFPIVTSIILSVLLTLILFVINRLK
- the ruvB gene encoding Holliday junction branch migration DNA helicase RuvB — protein: MEERLVCSEADIDDVSLEQSLRPQTLKQYIGQEKVKENLEIFIEAAKQRQETLDHVLLYGPPGLGKTTLATIIANEMNVNIRTTSGPAIERPGDLAAILTSLEPGDVLFIDEIHRLPRTIEEVLYPAMEDFCIDIVIGKGESSRSVRLDLPPFTLVGATTRAGSLSAPLRDRFGVLSRLEYYNEKQLTTIVERTADIVSVNIDLQAAVEIARRSRGTPRIANRLLRRVRDFAQVRGDGDITNDNAIKSLELLQVDRLGLDHIDHKLLKGIIEKFRGGPVGLETIAATIGEEAQTIEDVYEPYLLQMGFIQRTPRGRMVTNLVYDHFGMEVPNI
- the ruvA gene encoding Holliday junction branch migration protein RuvA, with translation MIEFVKGSIQYINPEYIVIENNGIGYEIQTPNPYVFHVQSEETIYTYQYVREDVLALYGFQTREEKALFRKLLQVSGIGPKGALAILAAGQPVQVVQAIEQEDEKFLVKFPGVGKKTARQMILDLKGKLEDLVAVPNLFSSDDSIEEQENGPQALLEAIEALKVLGYAEREINKVKKHLLEEQLTTDQYIKKALQRLLT
- a CDS encoding intercompartmental signaling factor BofC, translated to MIFSIFGLLASVIATGNDMRLHSTNDKRNADSDVYEVSGPLYKKVILERIYLDGEVSEEIVNETIWSMEDFWALYADWQLVEQNDEQIVFMRHIEDISPLLKANGYFGINDNGVLMIFEGKPAGGSRVIQSFYQIDIGKLESHQHELLKRGIPVESKDKYNQVIEAFKHFQASIP
- a CDS encoding YhcN/YlaJ family sporulation lipoprotein, which codes for MRKSVFSISGSLLLVGVLAACNTTAKEEALEYNERTRPIGYYSNENINHNRYNQNTGNAYMMNDNDGAITEFMDRNVTNNKRNIAYKKSTNYNNAPMRFPATVNREPLADQSGYNYHGHLNNLTTPARSSYYTNYEGRLAEDISRKAETIPNVRAARTLVRGNDVIVACDTTGNQREVINDVQRSIGTLANGKNVKVVTDTGTLSLIRQIDNDIRNGGPRETINKSINDLFEGSINTRMR
- the safA gene encoding SafA/ExsA family spore coat assembly protein — encoded protein: MKIHIVQKGDTLWKIAQKYGVDFTELKNMNTQLSNPDMILPGMKIKVPTGNVHVKKEAAINNNVKKEAKVNVVSNVEAEVEEPIINQPQKPLPVMAEEKKEEVKPVEKTQNKALMAEENKVPYVPPMKQKHTPYYPEIDVNNYYTMNMPIVNQQPAVAPAPEYPEKPSNVLPGMMKPEEVEAEDVMEEKIEMPKMPPMPQYYPPTPQYVAPAYGYQPTPPPNFYPQAVSPMMMPEMEEETMKANVMPMEEEMVMKQNQNIAPISNVMPSVEKPPMGVSPANAPQAPYMMQPAPYCVPITPIQPGYGFGYEPYSMQPAPEGVSPEALSPDEEIDNKESVMSYENAPTIPEQAGVMPYANQQPYGVNPMVQPQAYNNHQSHHRVAPYQYYYPSAPPYQPVYPMPHYDNEDN
- the nadA gene encoding quinolinate synthase NadA, with product MNVLDLIQSEKHQGLPERYRELSTEEMVRRVSEIKENFGNKLYIPGHHYQKDEVIQFADTTGDSLQLAQVSAANKEAEYIVFCGVHFMAETADILTDHNQKVILPDMRAGCSMADMANLEQTERGFSKMKAEFGDTILPLTYVNSTAEIKAFVGRNGGATVTSSNAKKMLEWAFTQKERILFLPDQHLGRNTAYDLGIPLEQMAVWNPISDSFEYEGDLEDVKVILWKGHCSVHENFTVENIKEIRATKPDMNIIVHPECSREVVELSDDAGSTKYIIETISKAEAGSKWAIGTEMNLVNRIINDHPDKEIISLNPAMCPCLTMNRIDLPHLLWALEELEKGNVHNQIIVPEQVAEDSLKALERMLARA
- the nadC gene encoding carboxylating nicotinate-nucleotide diphosphorylase, translating into MNKIKLRKDIEQFFLEDIGERDVTSETIFPTHQQGIAKMIAKGDGLFCGEDIIKEGYQILDSNIAVETHKTDGDIVAAGDVIATIEGSIQNILIGERVILNLIQRMSGIATLTNEVVKQLNSDHTRICDTRKTTPGLRMFEKYAVSCGGGYNHRIGLYDGVMIKDNHIAFCGSITKAVTAVRQQVGHMVKIEVETETEEQVIEAVKAKADVIMFDNCTPEAIKKYVSLVPTSIITEASGGINLESLPLYRDTGVDYISLGMLTHSVKALDISMRVK